Proteins encoded together in one Centropristis striata isolate RG_2023a ecotype Rhode Island chromosome 6, C.striata_1.0, whole genome shotgun sequence window:
- the LOC131973192 gene encoding myosin heavy chain, fast skeletal muscle-like isoform X2 produces the protein MSTDAEMAVYGKAAIYLRKPEKERIEAQNKPFDAKSACYVADAKELYLKGTITKKDGGKVTVKLLGSEEVGITKTVKEDDVSPMNPPKYDKIEDMAMMTHLNEASVLYNLKERYAAWMIYTYSGLFCATVNPYKWLPVYDAEVVSAYRGKKRMEAPPHIFSVSDNAFQFMLCDRENQSVLITGESGAGKTVNTKRVIQYFATISVGGEKKRDTSKGSLEDQIIAANPLLEAYGNAKTVRNDNSSRFGKFIRIHFGASGKLSSADIETYLLEKSRVTFQLPDERGYHIFYQMMTNHKPELIELSLITTNPYDFPMCSQGQITVASIDDKVELEATDNAIDILGFTGEEKMSIYKMTGAVLHHGNMKFKQKQREEQAEPDGTEDADKVAYLLGLNSADMLKALCYPRVKVGNEFVTKGQTVPQVNNAVPALAKSIYERMFLWMVIRINQMLDTKQPRQYFIGVLDIAGFEIFDYNSMEQLCINFTNEKLQQFFNHHMFVLEQEEYKKEGIIWEFIDFGMDLAACIELIEKPMGIFSILEEECMFPKATDTSFKNKLYDQHLGKNRAFEKPKPAKGKVEAHFSLVHYAGTVDYNISGWLDKNKDPLNESVIQLYQKSSVKLLNLLYPPVVEGMSVTTENINASKKGGKKKGGSMQTVSSQFRENLGKLMTNLRSTHPHFVRCLIPNESKTPGLMENFLVIHQLRCNGVLEGIRICRKGFPSRILYADFKQRYKVLNASVIPEGQFIDNKKASEKLLGSIDVPHDEYRFGHTKVFFKAGLLGTLEEMRDEKLASLVTMTQAMCRGFLMRREFVKMMERKEAIYTIQYNVRSFMNVKHWPWMKVYYKIKPLLKSAETEKELAAMKENYEKMASDLATALAKKKELEEKMVSLLQEKNDLQLQVASEGENLSDAEERCEGLIKSKIQLEAKLKETTERLEDEEEINSELTAKKRKLEDECSELKKDIDDLELTLAKVEKEKHATENKVKNLTEEMASQDESIAKLTKEKKALQEAHQQTLDDLQAEEDKVNTLTKAKTKLEQQVDDLEGSLEQEKKLRMDLERAKRKLEGDLKLAQESIMDLENDKQQSDEKLKKKDFEVSQLLSKIEDEQSMGAQLQKKIKELQARIEELEEEIEAERAARAKVEKQRADLSRELEEISERLEEAGGATAAQIEMNKKREAEFQKLRRDLEESTLQHEATAAALRKKQADSVAELGEQIDNLQRVKQKLEKEKSEYKMEIDDLSSNMEAVAKAKGNLEKMCRTLEDQLSELKTKNDENVRQINDTSAQKARLLTENGEFGRQIEEKEALVSQLTRGKQAFTQQIEELKRQIEEEVKAKNALAHGLQSARHDCDLLREQFEEEQEAKAELQRGMSKANSEVAQWRSKYETDAIQRTEELEEAKKKLAQRLQEAEEQIEAVNSKCASLEKTKQRLQSEVEDLMIDVERANGLAANLDKKQRNFDKVLAEWKQKFEEGQAELEGAQKEARTLSTELFKMKNSYEEALDQLETMKRENKNLQQEISDLTEQIGETGKSIHELEKSKKQVETEKSEIQTALEEAEGTLEHEESKILRVQLELNQIKGEVDRKLAEKDEEMEQIKRNSQRVIDSMQSTLDSEVRSRNDALRIKKKMEGDLNEMEIQLSHANRQAAESQKQLRNVQAQLKDAQLHLDDAVRAQEDVKEQAAMVERRNGLMVAEIEELRAALEQTERSRKIAEQELVDASERVGLLHSQNTSLLNTKKKLETDLVQVQGEVDDTVQEARNAEDKAKKAITDAAMMAEELKKEQDTSAHLERMKKNLEVAVKDLQHRLDEAENLAMKGGKKQLQKLETRVRELETEVEAEQRRGADAVKGVRKYERRVKELTYQTEEDKKNVTRLQDLVDKLQLKVKAYKRQAEEAEEQANVHLSKCRKVQHELEEAEERADIAESQVNKMRAKSRDAGKVSTHQCCEK, from the exons ATGAGTACCGACGCGGAGATGGCCGTTTACGGCAAGGCTGCCATTTACCTTCGTAAGCCAGAGAAGGAGAGGATTGAGGCTCAAAACAAACCTTTTGATGCCAAGAGTGCCTGCTACGTGGCCGATGCCAAGGAGCTGTACCTGAAGGGCACAATCACCAAGAAAGATGGTGGCAAAGTCACCGTCAAACTCCTGGGCTCTGAGGAGGTTGGTATCACAAA GACAGTTAAAGAAGATGACGTCTCTCCAATGAACCCTCCCAAGTACGACAAGATTGAGGACATGGCCATGATGACCCATCTCAATGAAGCCTCTGTGCTGTATAACCTCAAAGAGCGTTATGCAGCATGGATGATCTAC ACCTACTCTGGGTTGTTCTGTGCAACTGTGAACCCCTACAAGTGGCTCCCAGTGTACGATGCTGAAGTTGTCAGTGCCTACAGAGGCAAGAAGCGTATGGAGGCTCCACCCCATATCTTCTCCGTCTCTGACAACGCTTTCCAGTTCATGCTGTGTG ACAGGGAGAACCAGTCCGTCTTGATCAC TGGAGAGTCTGGTGCTGGAAAGACTGTGAACACAAAGCGTGTCATCCAGTACTTCGCAACAATCTCAGTTGGTGGAGAAAAGAAGAGGGACACCTCAAAG GGATCCCTTGAGGATCAGATTATTGCAGCCAATCCCCTGCTGGAGGCCTATGGTAACGCCAAAACTGTGAGGAATGACAACTCCTCTCGTTTC GGTAAATTCATCAGAATCCATTTCGGTGCAAGTGGTAAACTGTCTAGTGCTGATATTGAGACTT ATCTGCTGGAGAAGTCTAGAGTGACATTCCAGCTTCCCGATGAGAGAGGCTACCACATCTTCTACCAGATGATGACCAACCACAAACCCGAGCTGATTG AACTGTCTCTCATCACAACCAACCCCTACGACTTCCCCATGTGCAGTCAGGGTCAGATCACTGTGGCCAGTATTGATGACAAGGTTGAGCTGGAAGCCACTGAT AATGCCATTGACATCCTGGGCTTCACCGGAGAGGAGAAGATGAGCATCTACAAGATGACTGGTGCTGTGCTCCACCATGGTAACATGAAGTTCAAGCAGAAGCAGCGTGAGGAGCAGGCTGAGCCAGATGGCACAGAGG ATGCTGACAAGGTTGCTTACTTGCTGGGTCTGAACTCCGCTGACATGCTGAAGGCTCTGTGCTATCCCAGAGTGAAGGTCGGAAATGAGTTTGTCACCAAGGGACAGACTGTACCTCAG GTGAATAACGCTGTGCCTGCCCTGGCCAAGTCTATCTATGAGAGGATGTTCTTGTGGATGGTCATCCGTATCAACCAGATGTTGGACACCAAGCAGCCAAGGCAGTACTTCATTGGTGTGCTGGATATTGCTGGCTTTGAGATCTTTGAT TATAACAGCATGGAGCAGCTGTGCATCAACTTCACCAATGAGAAACTGCAACAGTTCTTCAACCACCACATGTTCGTCCTGGAGCAAGAGGAGTACAAGAAGGAGGGTATTATCTGGGAGTTCATTGACTTTGGCATGGACTTGGCTGCCTGCATTGAGCTGATTGAGAAG CCCATGGGCATCTTCTCCATCCTTGAAGAGGAGTGCATGTTCCCCAAGGCCACAGACACATCCTTCAAGAACAAGCTGTATGACCAGCATCTTGGCAAAAACAGAGCATTTGAGAAGCCCAAGCCCGCCAAGGGCAAGGTTGAGGCTCACTTCTCCCTGGTCCACTATGCTGGTACCGTGGACTACAATATCTCTGGCTGGCTGGACAAGAACAAGGACCCACTGAACGAGTCTGTTATTCAGCTGTACCAGAAGTCCTCAGTGAAACTGCTGAATCTTCTGTATCCCCCTGTTGTTGAAGGTATGTCAGTAACTACAGAAAACATAAA CGCCAGCAAGAAGGGAGGCAAGAAGAAGGGTGGTTCTATGCAGACTGTGTCTTCACAGTTTAGG GAGAACTTGGGCAAGCTGATGACCAACTTGAGGAGCACCCATCCTCACTTTGTGCGCTGCCTGATTCCCAATGAGTCAAAGACTCCAG GTCTGATGGAGAACTTCCTGGTCATCCACCAGCTCAGGTGTAACGGTGTGCTGGAGGGTATCAGAATCTGCAGGAAAGGTTTCCCCAGCAGAATCCTCTATGCTGACTTCAAACAGAG GTACAAGGTACTGAATGCCAGTGTCATCCCTGAGGGCCAGTTCATTGACAACAAGAAGGCTTCAGAGAAGCTGCTTGGGTCAATTGATGTGCCCCATGATGAGTACAGATTCGGACACACCAAG GTGTTCTTCAAGGCTGGTCTGCTGGGTACCCTTGAGGAGATGAGAGATGAAAAACTTGCTTCTCTGGTCACCATGACTCAAGCTATGTGCCGTGGTTTCCTCATGAGGAGAGAGTTTGTGAAGATGATGGAGAGGAA GGAAGCCATCTATACCATCCAGTACAATGTTCGCTCATTCATGAATGTCAAACACTGGCCATGGATGAAGGTGTACTACAAGATCAAGCCTCTGCTGAAGAGTGCTGAGACTGAGAAGGAGCTGGCAGCTATGAAGGAGAACTACGAGAAAATGGCATCTGACTTGGCTACTGCCCTGGCCAAGAAGAAGGAACTGGAGGAGAAGATGGTCTCCCTTCTGCAGGAGAAGAATGATCTGCAGCTGCAAGTAGCATCT GAAGGAGAGAATCTGTCAGATGCTGAGGAGAGATGTGAGGGACTTATCAAGAGCAAGATTCAGCTGGAAGCCAAACTCAAAGAGACAACTGAGAGactggaggatgaagaggaaatCAATTCTGAGCTCACTGCCAAGAAGAGAAAGCTGGAGGATGAATGCTCTGAGCTCAAGAAGGATATTGATGACCTGGAGCTTACCTTGGCCAAAGTGGAGAAGGAGAAACATGCCACTGAGAACAAG GTGAAGAACCTGACTGAGGAGATGGCCTCTCAGGATGAGAGCATTGCTAAGCTGACCAAGGAAAAGAAGGCCCTTCAGGAGGCTCACCAGCAGACTCTTGATGACCTGCAGGCTGAGGAAGACAAAGTCAATACTCTGACCAAAGCAAAGACCAAGCTTGAGCAGCAAGTGGATGAT CTTGAGGGATCCCTGGAGCAAGAGAAGAAGCTGCGTATGGACCTTGAGAGAGCCAAGAGAAAGCTGGAGGGTGATCTCAAACTGGCTCAGGAATCCATCATGGATCTTGAGAATGACAAGCAGCAGTCTGATGAGAAACTTAAGAA GAAGGACTTTGAAGTCAGTCAGCTCCTTAGCAAGATTGAAGATGAGCAGTCAATGGGTGCTCAGCTTCAGAAGAAGATCAAGGAGCTCCAG GCCCGTATTGAGGAACTGGAGGAGGAGATTGAGGCTGAGCGCGCTGCTCGTGCCAAGGTTGAGAAGCAGAGAGCTGACCTCTCCAGGGAACTTGAGGAGATCAgcgagaggctggaggaggctggcgGCGCCACTGCTGCTCAGATTGAGATGAACAAGAAGCGTGAAGCTGAGTTCCAGAAGCTCCGTCGTGACCTCGAGGAGTCCACTCTGCAGCATGaagccactgctgctgctcttcgCAAGAAGCAGGCTGACAGCGTTGCTGAACTCGGAGAGCAGATCGACAACCTCCAGCGTGTCAAGCAGAAGCTTGAGAAGGAGAAGAGTGAATACAAGATGGAGATTGATGACCTCTCCAGCAACATGGAGGCTGTTGCTAAAGCAAAG GGAAATCTGGAAAAGATGTGCCGTACTCTTGAGGACCAACTTAGCGAACTGAAGACCAAGAATGATGAAAATGTCCGTCAAATCAATGACACAAGTGCACAGAAAGCCCGTCTCCTGACAGAAAATG GTGAGTTCGGCCGTCAAATTGAGGAGAAAGAAGCTCTTGTCTCCCAGCTGACCAGAGGCAAACAGGCCTTCACACAGCAGATTGAGGAGCTCAAGAGACAGATTGAAGAGGAGGTTAAG GCCAAGAATGCTCTTGCTCATGGACTGCAATCAGCCCGCCACGACTGTGACCTGCTGAGGGAGCAGtttgaggaggagcaggaggccaAGGCTGAGCTGCAGCGTGGAATGTCCAAGGCCAACAGTGAGGTGGCTCAGTGGAGATCCAAGTATGAAACTGATGCTATCCAGCGCACTGAGGAGCTTGAGGAAGCCAA GAAAAAGCTTGCTCAGCGCCTTCAGGAGGCTGAGGAGCAGATTGAGGCCGTGAATTCCAAGTGTGCTTCTCTTGAGAAGACCAAACAGAGGCTCCAGAGTGAGGTGGAGGACCTCATGATTGATGTGGAGAGGGCCAATGGACTGGCTGCTAACCTGGACAAGAAGCAGAGGAACTTTGACAAG GTGTTGGCAGAGTGGAAGCAGAAGTTTGAGGAGGGTCAGGCAGAGCTTGAGGGAGCACAGAAGGAGGCTCGTACTCTCAGCACTGAGCTGTTCAAGATGAAGAACTCTTATGAGGAAGCTCTGGATCAGCTGGAGACCATGAAGCGTGAAAACAAGAACCTGCAGC AGGAGATCTCAGATCTGACTGAACAGATTGGTGAGACTGGCAAGAGCATCCATGAGCTGGAGAAGTCCAAGAAGCAGGTGGAGACAGAGAAGTCTGAGATCCAGACAGCTCTTGAGGAGGCTGAG GGAACTCTGGAGCACGAGGAGTCTAAGATCCTGCGTGTCCAGCTGGAGCTCAACCAGATTAAGGGTGAGGTGGACAGGAAGCTGGCAGAGAAAGATGAGGAGATGGAGCAGATCAAGAGGAACAGCCAGAGGGTGATTGACTCCATGCAGAGCACCCTTGATTCCGAGGTCAGGAGCAGGAATGATGCCCTGAGAATCAAGAAGAAGATGGAGGGAGACCTGAATGAGATGGAGATTCAGCTGAGCCACGCCAATCGCCAGGCTGCTGAGTCCCAGAAGCAGCTCAGGAATGTGCAGGCACAGCTGAAG GATGCCCAACTGCACCTTGACGATGCTGTCAGAGCTCAGGAAGACGTGAAGGAACAAGCTGCTATGGTGGAACGCAGGAACGGTCTCATGGTTGCTGAAATTGAGGAACTTAGAGCTGCTCtggaacagacagagagaagccGCAAAATCGCTGAGCAGGAGCTGGTGGACGCCAGTGAGCGTGTTGGACTTCTGCACTCTCAG AACACAAGCCTTCTGAACACCAAGAAGAAGCTTGAGACTGacctggtccaggtccagggTGAGGTGGATGACACTGTTCAGGAAGCAAGAAATGCAGAGGATAAGGCCAAGAAGGCCATCACCGAT GCTGCTATGATGGCTGAGGAGCTGAAGAAGGAGCAGGATACCAGCGCTCACCtggagaggatgaagaagaacCTTGAGGTCGCAGTCAAGGACCTGCAGCATCGTCTGGATGAGGCTGAGAACCTGGCCATGAAGGGTGGCAAGAAGCAGCTGCAGAAACTTGAGACAAGG GTGCGTGAGCTGGAGACTGAGGTTGAGGCTGAGCAGAGACGTGGAGCAGATGCTGTTAAGGGTGTCCGCAAATACGAGAGGAGGGTGAAGGAACTCACCTATCAG ACTGAGGAGGACAAGAAAAATGTCACCAGGCTGCAGGATCTGGTTGACAAGCTGCAGCTTAAGGTGAAGGCCTACAAGAGGCAGGCTGAGGAGGCG GAGGAGCAGGCCAACGTTCATCTGTCCAAGTGCAGGAAGGTCCAGCAtgagctggaggaggctgaggaGCGCGCTGACATTGCAGAGTCCCAGGTCAACAAGATGAGAGCCAAGAGCCGTGATGCTGGCAAGGTAAGTACGCATCAGTGTTGTGAAAAATAA